The following coding sequences lie in one Daphnia pulex isolate KAP4 chromosome 1, ASM2113471v1 genomic window:
- the LOC124190111 gene encoding bridging integrator 3-like produces the protein MNWGLMKRSQLHARPSPSCGLCTIAEEADIDYAFLRLQKLEEINRTVQKECKNLKESFSTLARCEQKLTSDLSSCNQVYEEEHFRVLAEEYHSVSKQMGESAKQFSDIVQVTVNDPLKKLANEFGSAQTAIKKRDQMITDLLPVRKQLEKLKEKERTGTNIARTEQLKRSLSVMEGDFKTTNKQLLNDMNTMLDLRADYIEPSLLALIRAETNYYGECTKLFNSLVLHSGTSPKRTSPKATKSEPAASELIAQFSQDMQAIRALSIVADK, from the exons ATGAATTG GGGTCTAATGAAAAGAAGTCAGCTTCATGCTAGGCCATCACCTTCATGTGGACTATGCACAATTGCCGAAGAAGCAGATATTGATTATGCATTTCTCCGGCTTCaaaa GCTTGAAGAAATCAATCGAACAGTCCAAAAAGAGTGCAAGAACCTGAAAGAGTCATTTTCCACTTTAGCCCGTTGTGAACAGAAGCTCACTTCAGATCTGTCATCATGTAACCAAGTGTATGAAGAGGAACATTTCAGAGTCTTAGCAGAAGAATACCACTCAGTTTCCAAACAAATGGGGGAATCTGCCAAACAATTTTCTGATATTGTACAAGTTACTGTGAATGACCCCTTAAAGAAACTTGCTAATGAATTTGGAAGTGCACAAACagctattaaaaaaagagatcaaaTGATTACTGATCTCCTTCCTGTAAGAAAACAGTTAGAAAAACTcaaggaaaaggagagaacagGAACAAACATTGCAAGGACAGAGCAGCTTAAACGTTCCTTATCTGTTATGGAAGGAGATTTTAAAActacaaacaaacaactatTGAATGACATGAACACAATGTTGGATCTGCGAGCAGATTACATTGAACCATCCCTGTTAGCATTAATTCGAGCCGAAACTAATTACTATGGTGAATGCACGAAACTATTCAATTCATTAGTCCTTCACAGCGGCACTAGTCCTAAAAGAACTTCTCCGAAAGCGACAAAAAGCGAACCAGCTGCTTCAGAGTTAATAGCACAATTTAGTCAAGATATGCAAGCTATACGTGCTCTTTCCATTGTTGCTGATAAGTAA
- the LOC124190057 gene encoding E3 ubiquitin-protein ligase KCMF1-like isoform X2 translates to MSRHEGVSCDSCIKGNFRGLRFKCLICYDYDLCATCYEAGATNTRHTADHPMQCILTRSDYDTFYGGESISSDTPQSFSCPYCGKLGYTETGLYDHVTSDHTETPYEVVCPICASLPGGEPNQVTEDFAAHLTMEHRGGIIGHNGVLREEEPGGIGRGVRRIPHPARGSSGPRTRRPNMHFTSTGSVLTSSGSTPGSNSSSSRERDREREREAMDPIAELLSQLSGVRRGLGASGLGSVLGLGALGSLGGALGSLGANLSGQSPGSNNSSLPTPSGRGRLLGLVGRDNAGAFSELVNNGASGQSQPQLERHQALRLPRRQTQVISAPSTFSSTNVTTGVTPNGSSSMIPTTASVGSPDSTNNSQLLLSRLGNVLKDDRKESNSKSCQDRSLFIQDLILSTLAAGFELDIDRDLTTPLSSVELSRDILTTDRPEKNDVAVSRGNNLGEASVASTGSASQNTSGNLVADSTSVASSNTAASALPDGPPTRGPASSIISGSPLSTRPKQTVHHTEPKGRRVTHHQAPTSSMRIPSASSSSNSLSSSSRPPVHSSSGGIGSGSVNSMVRSRSHGTNGASGASGSSTGAPGGLLRKPVRPQTSHPPPPPSSH, encoded by the exons atgtctagGCATGAAG gTGTCAGCTGTGATTCTTGCATTAAAGGAAATTTTAGGGGTTTGCGATTCAAATGTTTGATATGCTATGACTATGATTTGTGTGCAACTTGTTATGAGGCAGGAGCCACCAACACTCGCCACACTGCAGATCACCCCATGCAGTGTATACTCACCAGATCAGACTATG ATACTTTTTATGGAGGAGAATCAATCAGCTCAGATACACCCCAGTCTTTTTCATGCCCATATTGTGGGAAGCTTGGATATACCGAGACAGGATTGTATGATCATGTGACATCAGACCACACAGAAACTCCTTATGAAGTG GTATGCCCCATATGTGCGTCTTTACCGGGTGGAGAGCCAAACCAGGTTACTGAAGATTTCGCGGCCCATCTAACCATGGAACATCGTG GTGGAATTATCGGTCACAATGGTGTCTTacgagaagaagaaccagGAGGAATTGGTCGAGGTGTGCGTCGCATTCCTCATCCAGCTCGAGGATCTTCTGGTCCGAGAACAAGAAGACCTAATATGCACTTTac TTCTACTGGTTCCGTCCTGACGTCGTCCGGAAGTACGCCTGGATCTAACTCTAGTTCGTCGCGAGAGCGTGATCGGGAACGTGAAAGGGAGGCCATGGATCCGATTGCTGAACTCCTTTCTCAATTGAGTGGTGTTCGTCGAGGTCTCGGGGCTTCCGGACTTGGGAGTGTTCTCGGTTTAGGCGCGCTGGGATCATTAGGTGGAGCTTTGGGATCGCTAGGAG CCAACCTAAGTGGCCAATCGCCTGGTTCCAATAATTCGAGTTTACCTACACCTTCTGGAAGAGGGAGACTATTAGGATTAGTTGGAAGAGATAATGCAG GAGCGTTTAGTGAATTAGTCAATAATGGAGCCAGTGGACAATCCCAACCGCAATTAGAGCGGCACCAG GCGTTGAGGTTGCCCCGGCGACAGACACAAGTCATATCCGCACCGTCAACGTTTTCATCAACGAATGTTACTACTGGTGTGACCCCCAACGGCTCCAGTTCCATGATACCTACCACCGCTTCAGTCGGTAGCCCCGATTCTACAAACAATTCTCAATTACTCTTATCAAG gttgGGAAATGTGCTAAAAGACGATAGAAAAGAGTCAAACAGTAAGAGCTGTCAAGATCGAAGCCTTTTCATACAAGATCTGATCCTCTCAACTCTAGCTGCTGGGTTTGAGTTGGACATTGACAGAGATTTGACTACTCCGTTGTCTAGTGTTGAACTATCTCGAGATATTTTGACTACCGATCGACCCGAAAAGAATGATGTTGCAGTTTCAAGGG GAAACAATCTTGGCGAGGCGAGTGTAGCGTCAACCGGAAGCGCTTCACAGAACACCAGCGGAAACCTCGTTGCCGACAGTACGAGTGTAGCGTCTTCAAATACGGCTGCGTCCGCTCTCCCAGATGGACCACCAACCAGAGGACCCGCTTCTTCGATTATAAGCGGCTCTCCATTGTCGACCAGACCCAAGCAAACGGTTCACCACACCGAACCGAAAG GGCGGCGAGTAACTCATCACCAGGCGCCAACATCAAGTATGCGCATCCCCAGTGCCTCTTCCTCTTCAAACTCGTTATCGTCGTCTTCGCGACCGCCTGTTCACAGCTCGAGTGGTGGGATCGGAAGTGGGTCTGTCAACTCAATGGTCCGATCTAGAAGTCATGGCACCAACGGAGCTAGTGGGGCCTCTGGATCTAGCACTGGAGCGCCCGGTGGATTGTTAAGAAAGCCTGTCAGGCCTCAGACCAGTCatcctccccctcccccttcctCCCACTAA
- the LOC124190057 gene encoding E3 ubiquitin-protein ligase KCMF1-like isoform X1 has product MSRHEGVSCDSCIKGNFRGLRFKCLICYDYDLCATCYEAGATNTRHTADHPMQCILTRSDYDTFYGGESISSDTPQSFSCPYCGKLGYTETGLYDHVTSDHTETPYEVVCPICASLPGGEPNQVTEDFAAHLTMEHRGGIIGHNGVLREEEPGGIGRGVRRIPHPARGSSGPRTRRPNMHFTSTGSVLTSSGSTPGSNSSSSRERDREREREAMDPIAELLSQLSGVRRGLGASGLGSVLGLGALGSLGGALGSLGANLSGQSPGSNNSSLPTPSGRGRLLGLVGRDNAGAFSELVNNGASGQSQPQLERHQALRLPRRQTQVISAPSTFSSTNVTTGVTPNGSSSMIPTTASVGSPDSTNNSQLLLSRLGNVLKDDRKESNSKSCQDRSLFIQDLILSTLAAGFELDIDRDLTTPLSSVELSRDILTTDRPEKNDVAVSRGNNLGEASVASTGSASQNTSGNLVADSTSVASSNTAASALPDGPPTRGPASSIISGSPLSTRPKQTVHHTEPKASGNSSSSVTGRRVTHHQAPTSSMRIPSASSSSNSLSSSSRPPVHSSSGGIGSGSVNSMVRSRSHGTNGASGASGSSTGAPGGLLRKPVRPQTSHPPPPPSSH; this is encoded by the exons atgtctagGCATGAAG gTGTCAGCTGTGATTCTTGCATTAAAGGAAATTTTAGGGGTTTGCGATTCAAATGTTTGATATGCTATGACTATGATTTGTGTGCAACTTGTTATGAGGCAGGAGCCACCAACACTCGCCACACTGCAGATCACCCCATGCAGTGTATACTCACCAGATCAGACTATG ATACTTTTTATGGAGGAGAATCAATCAGCTCAGATACACCCCAGTCTTTTTCATGCCCATATTGTGGGAAGCTTGGATATACCGAGACAGGATTGTATGATCATGTGACATCAGACCACACAGAAACTCCTTATGAAGTG GTATGCCCCATATGTGCGTCTTTACCGGGTGGAGAGCCAAACCAGGTTACTGAAGATTTCGCGGCCCATCTAACCATGGAACATCGTG GTGGAATTATCGGTCACAATGGTGTCTTacgagaagaagaaccagGAGGAATTGGTCGAGGTGTGCGTCGCATTCCTCATCCAGCTCGAGGATCTTCTGGTCCGAGAACAAGAAGACCTAATATGCACTTTac TTCTACTGGTTCCGTCCTGACGTCGTCCGGAAGTACGCCTGGATCTAACTCTAGTTCGTCGCGAGAGCGTGATCGGGAACGTGAAAGGGAGGCCATGGATCCGATTGCTGAACTCCTTTCTCAATTGAGTGGTGTTCGTCGAGGTCTCGGGGCTTCCGGACTTGGGAGTGTTCTCGGTTTAGGCGCGCTGGGATCATTAGGTGGAGCTTTGGGATCGCTAGGAG CCAACCTAAGTGGCCAATCGCCTGGTTCCAATAATTCGAGTTTACCTACACCTTCTGGAAGAGGGAGACTATTAGGATTAGTTGGAAGAGATAATGCAG GAGCGTTTAGTGAATTAGTCAATAATGGAGCCAGTGGACAATCCCAACCGCAATTAGAGCGGCACCAG GCGTTGAGGTTGCCCCGGCGACAGACACAAGTCATATCCGCACCGTCAACGTTTTCATCAACGAATGTTACTACTGGTGTGACCCCCAACGGCTCCAGTTCCATGATACCTACCACCGCTTCAGTCGGTAGCCCCGATTCTACAAACAATTCTCAATTACTCTTATCAAG gttgGGAAATGTGCTAAAAGACGATAGAAAAGAGTCAAACAGTAAGAGCTGTCAAGATCGAAGCCTTTTCATACAAGATCTGATCCTCTCAACTCTAGCTGCTGGGTTTGAGTTGGACATTGACAGAGATTTGACTACTCCGTTGTCTAGTGTTGAACTATCTCGAGATATTTTGACTACCGATCGACCCGAAAAGAATGATGTTGCAGTTTCAAGGG GAAACAATCTTGGCGAGGCGAGTGTAGCGTCAACCGGAAGCGCTTCACAGAACACCAGCGGAAACCTCGTTGCCGACAGTACGAGTGTAGCGTCTTCAAATACGGCTGCGTCCGCTCTCCCAGATGGACCACCAACCAGAGGACCCGCTTCTTCGATTATAAGCGGCTCTCCATTGTCGACCAGACCCAAGCAAACGGTTCACCACACCGAACCGAAAG CTTCTGGTAACTCATCGTCATCTGTAACAGGGCGGCGAGTAACTCATCACCAGGCGCCAACATCAAGTATGCGCATCCCCAGTGCCTCTTCCTCTTCAAACTCGTTATCGTCGTCTTCGCGACCGCCTGTTCACAGCTCGAGTGGTGGGATCGGAAGTGGGTCTGTCAACTCAATGGTCCGATCTAGAAGTCATGGCACCAACGGAGCTAGTGGGGCCTCTGGATCTAGCACTGGAGCGCCCGGTGGATTGTTAAGAAAGCCTGTCAGGCCTCAGACCAGTCatcctccccctcccccttcctCCCACTAA
- the LOC124190119 gene encoding folate receptor alpha-like: MLSHHQNACETRHYVIFVLLFLGLFHSISGQISVKDKRQLVNSCIDGNNHKREPGPEDSLHKQCLPWKNNSCCTGNTTVHAHGGKMYGFNYNHCPNRKMSSKCLEHFVQDLCFYECSPNVGPWMQTVNMKMRRERFLDVPLCATDCDDWFNACKDDYTCTDNWTLNFKWINGTNHCRPESECRTFSDIFQNSSNFCERVWDHSWKYTNNSEPCMRIWFDGDQGNPNENIARWKIQQSNSAETFSTKPLTYVLPALMLFLNY; this comes from the exons ATGCTTTCCCACCACCAAAATGCATGTGAAACGAGACATTATGTCATTTTCGTTCTTCTATTTCTTGGACTATTTCATTCGATCTCTGGTCAAATCAGTGTGAAGGATAAGAGACAGTTAGTGAATTCTTGCATCGATGGTAACAATCACAAACGAGAACCTGGCCCAGAAGATTCTTTGCACAAACAG TGCCTACCATGGAAAAACAATTCTTGTTGCACAGGAAACACGACAGTTCATGCTCATGGAGGGAAAATGTATGGCTTCAACTACAACCACTGTCCcaacagaaaaatgtcgaGCAAATGTCTAGAACATTTTGTTCAGGATTTATGCTTTTATGAATGCTCACCTAATGTTGGACCATGGATGCAAACG GTAAACATGAAAATGCGCAGAGAAAGATTCTTGGACGTGCCTCTTTGCGCCACTGATTGTGATGATTGGTTCAATGCTTGCAAGGATGATTACACATGTACAGACAATTGGACATTAAACTTCAAATGGATTAATGGGACCAATCACTGCCGACCTGAATCCGAATGTCGCACCTTTTCCGATATCTTTCAAAACTCATCTAATTTTTGTGAAAGG gTTTGGGATCATTCATGGAAGTATACCAATAATTCAGAGCCCTGCATGCGTATTTGGTTTGACGGTGATCAAGGCAATCCTAACGAAAATATTGCACGATGGAAAATCCAACAAAGTAACAGCGCGGAAACGTTTTCAACGAAGCCGCTTACATACGTACTCCCCGCCTTGATGTTGTTTCTAAACTACTAG
- the LOC124190090 gene encoding cyclin-C-like, which produces MAGNFWQSSHCQQWLLDPSDLVRERQGDFAIVTEEDYQKLFIFFSNFIQVLGEHLKLKQQVIATATVYFKRFYARNSLKCIDPLLLAPTCILLASKVEEFGVISNNRLITTCQSVVKSKFNYAYPQEFPYRAQHILECEFYLLENMDCCLVVYQPYRPLVQFVQDIGQEDLLGLSWKIVNDSLRTDISLLYPPYQIALAAMQMACVVLQKDGKNWFAEIAVDTDKIQEITRQILALYDLYKTYDEKKEIQGLLAKMPKPKTQPSRPPSSAQSQDGIQGTNDQSMGVTN; this is translated from the exons ATGGCTGGGAATTTCTGGCAAAGCTCGCATTG TCAGCAGTGGCTACTAGACCCTTCTGATTTGGTTCGAGAACGCCAAGGGGATTTCGCCATCGTCACGGAGGAAGACTATCAAAaactcttcatcttctttagtAACT TCATCCAGGTTCTTGGTGAGCATTTGAAACTCAAACAACAAGTCATAGCGACTGCCACAGTTTACTTCAAGCGGTTTTATGCcaggaattccttgaaatgcATTGATCCACTGCTACTTGCCCCCACATGCATTCTGTTGGCTTCAAAAGTCGAAGAGTTTGGTGTAATTTCGAACAACAGATTAATCACAACATGTCAATCAGTTG TCAAGTCAAAGTTCAACTATGCCTATCCTCAAGAGTTTCCCTACAGAGCACAACACATCCTTGAgtgtgaattttatttattggaaAACATGGATTGCTGTCTAGTTGTTTACCAACCTTACAG ACCACTTGTCCAATTTGTTCAAGACATTGGGCAAGAAGATCTTCTTGGATTGTCATGGAAAATAGTCAATGATAGCCTAAGAACTGATATATCTCTTCTGTACCCCCCTTACCAAATTGCATTGG CTGCCATGCAAATGGCTTGTGTTGTGCTTCAGAAAGACGGGAAAAATTGGTTTGCGGAAATTGCCGTCGATACGGataaaattcaagaaataacGCGTCAAATTCTGGCTCTGTACGATCTCTACAAGACCTacgacgagaaaaaagaaattcagggTTTGTTGGCCAAAATGCCTAAACCCAAAACGCAGCCAAGTCG GCCTCCCTCGTCAGCACAATCACAGGATGGAATACAGGGCACAAATGACCAGTCCATGGGTGTGACAAATTGA
- the LOC124190082 gene encoding adenosine receptor A2b-like — protein sequence MSSDNSSVGNESQTTANRESACQLMGEHFDITTGVIVSCNLLISLLATFGNLLVIVAVVRYSILRTPTNHFVVALALSDLMVGLVIPFYVSFYFDLPDYACNPTICQVKNFVAMWTTLCSFMLLIGVALDRYVSIVHPLAYPRLVSRRVSRSIVAFVCLYVTGFVALPYLWTGALKDLTVMTECDLVYVSAANYAILFCAHLAFSLIVTTFLYGHIFREAWRQNRHHLHQEAKTALMMVLIFGVNIVSTLPYLIVVGIRYRHNEQIDQTALSRAKKVVMILYFGKSALNPFIYGWKNRDFRLAFARLLRYVPCSKWAMERSLSSVEMATGIGSRAGSIQPHDRQRLSKIYQLELPPIEWQINSTDLSNDDYLQRTIPPDQQQVTDL from the exons ATGTCGAGCGACAACAGTAGTGTCGGGAACGAGAGCCAAACGACGGCCAACAGAGAGTCGGCCTGTCAATTGATGGGCGAGCATTTCGACATTACGACGGGCGTCATCGTGTCGTGCAACTTGCTCATCTCGCTGCTGGCCACCTTCGGCAATCTGCTGGTGATCGTGGCCGTCGTTCGCTATTCGATCCTGCGGACGCCGACCAATCACTTTGTGGTGGCGCTGGCCCTGTCCGACCTGATGGTCGGCCTCGTCATCCCCTTTTACGTGTCCTTTTACTTTGACCTGCCCGACTACGCCTGCAATCCCACCATTTGCCAGGTCAAGAACTTTGTGGCCATGTGGACGACGTTGTGCTCGTTCATGTTGCTCATCGGTGTGGCCCTGGATCGCTACGTCTCCATCGTCCATCCGCTGGCCTATCCGCGGCTGGTCAGCCGTCGAGTCTCCCGTTCCATCGTCGCCTTCGTCTGCCTCTACGTCACGGGATTTGTGGCCCTGCCGTACCTCTGGACGGGGGCCCTCAAGGATTTGACGGTCATGACCGAGTGCGATCTGGTCTACGTTTCGGCCGCCAATTACGCCATTCTCTTCTGCGCCCATTTGGCGTTCTCGCTCATCGTCACCACATTCCTCTACGGCCACATTTTCAGAGAGGCTTGGCGCCAGAACCGGCACCACTTGCATCAAGAAGCCAAAACGGCCCTCATGATG GTGTTGATCTTTGGAGTCAACATCGTGAGCACTCTTCCCTATCTGATAGTCGTTGGCATCCGATACCGACACAACGAACAAATCGACCAGACGGCACTCAGCCGAGCCAAAAAG GTTGTCATGATTTTGTATTTCGGGAAATCAGCCCTGAATCCATTTATTTACGGATGGAAGAACCGCGATTTCCGACTGGCTTTCGCCCGTTTGCTCCGCTACGTCCCCTGCTCCAAGTGGGCGATGGAGCGCTCGCTCAGCTCGGTGGAAATGGCCACCGGAATCGGATCGAGAGCTGGATCCATCCAGCCGCACGATCGACAGCGACTCAGTAAAATCTATCAGCTGGAGCTGCCACCTATCGAGTGGCAAATCAACTCCACCGACCTCTCCAACGACGACTACCTACAACGAACGATCCCGCCGGATCAGCAACAAGTCACGGACTTGTAA
- the LOC124190067 gene encoding uncharacterized protein LOC124190067 isoform X1: MAFMLKKKRYKFQVELFLEELNAVTFPSAVLFAKLRLLDGGNFCEISSREEVQQHTVRWAAKFPFVCKMSANASTGVLEPCLLRISVRKEVKGGRSYQKLGFADLNLAEFAGSGSTLRRCLLEGYNTRHRQDNSILKVTILMTLLSGDPCFKVPTPRQVSIPVDSPVNNSTMVPSGDFVSDGFGLVGSSISGGPSSNKSRLVSSNVGGGPETPEPDEISGGGSSTHDVYSDVMGGLMSLQHVQQQQPQPHRDSESFVVGSSLPTSAVLAELLPGHSRNSSGTSHSGSGSASGYGSLASQSQHSRQSSSGELGHFRFPSWPVWSPRFSKLRLSKRGGLGQQPLPVVAPADGPASNTSSSSSGIGGSGGVGNIGSDGPEARLQSFNTGNHTSPLVRPHISWRPISPLAVGRPQPLGLTALKPPPSPSADVPLRSLIPPSATVAAAAIPPPHESSLGHSRNPSNGSGFSDTGSMERPKIAGSGVAAGTGVGLATGTVSSIGSSSSSSASATNTSTCSSSGTADKRKKLEERIESKESRIDARQVIDDLIKSANLENDVNAGEVSGLQLKDITKNAQSNQWDHGKGKVYGGW; encoded by the exons ATGGCGTTTatgctgaagaagaaacgcTACAAATTTCAAGTGGAATTGTTTCTAGAAGAGTTAAATGCCGTCACCTTCCCGAGTGCCGTTCTCTTCGCCAAGTTGCGGCTGCTGGACGGCGGCAATTTCTGCGAAATTTCTTCCAG AGAGGAAGTCCAGCAGCACACTGTTCGCTGGGCGGCGAAATTCCCGTTTGTCTGCAAAATGTCGGCCAACGCATCGACAGGCGTCCTGGAGCCTTGCCTTTTACGGATATCCGTCCGCAAG GAAGTTAAAGGAGGTCGGTCGTACCAGAAACTGGGATTTGCCGACTTGAATTTGGCCGAGTTTGCCGGCTCTGGTTCCACATTGCGCCGCTGTTTGTTGGAGGGCTACAACACGCGGCACCGCCAGGATAATTCCATCCTCAAAGTCACCATTCTCATGACGCTCTTATCAGGCGATCCTTGCTTCAAAGt GCCAACACCGCGACAGGTGTCCATTCCGGTGGATTCGCCCGTCAACAACTCGACCATGGTGCCATCTGGCGATTTCGTTTCGGATGGTTTCGGACTAGTCGGCTCCTCCATCAGTGGTGGGCCTTCGTCTAACAAATCCAGATTAGTTTCTTCAA ATGTTGGTGGTGGACCAGAAACGCCAGAGCCGGATGAGATCTCTGGCGGTGGCAGTAGCACACATGACGTCTATTCGGATGTCATGGGCGGTCTGATGAGTCTGCAACacgtccaacagcagcagccgcaacCGCATCGAGACTCTGAATCGTTTGTTGTCGGCTCTTCGTTGCCGACCTCGGCCGTCTTGGCCGAGTTGCTTCCAGGACACTCTAGGAATTCTTCCGGTACCAGTCATTCTGGCAGCGGGTCTGCCTCCGGTTACGGTTCGTTGGCCAGTCAATCCCAGCACAGTCGGCAATCCAGCTCCGGAGAGCTGGGACATTTCAG ATTTCCGTCGTGGCCAGTCTGGTCTCCGCGCTTCTCCAAGCTGCGTTTGTCTAAGCGCGGCGGCCTTGGCCAGCAGCCTCTGCCCGTTGTGGCACCGGCCGACGGGCCCGCTTCCAAcacttcttcctcatcttccgGCATCGGCGGCAGCGGTGGAGTTGGCAATATTGGCAGTGACGGGCCGGAAGCGAGGCTCCAGTCGTTCAACACTGGCAATCATACGAGTCCACTGGTGCGACCGCACATTAGTTGGAGGCCCATCAGTCCGTTGGCCGTTGGGCGGCCGCAGCCGCTCGGTCTAACGGCGTTAAAACCTCCTCCATCACCTTCTGCTGACGTTCCGCTCCGCTCGCTCATTCCGCCATCAGCCACcgttgccgccgccgccattcCACCCCCGCATGAAAGTAGTTTGGGACATTCCAG GAATCCGAGCAACGGGTCGGGATTCAGCGACACGGGTTCGATGGAACGTCCCAAAATAGCCGGCAGTGGAGTTGCTGCTGGAACGGGTGTCGGGCTGGCCACGGGAACAGTGTCATCTATCGGCTCTTCTTCGTCCTCTTCGGCCAGCGCCACCAACACGTCGACTTGCTCCTCGTCGGGCACGGCGGACAAGCGCAAAAAGTTGGAGGAGAGAATCGAAAGCAAAGAGTCGAGGATCGACGCCAGGCAAGTGATTGATGACCTCATCAAATCGGCCAACCTGGAAAACGACGTCAACGCCGGTGAag tgtcGGGCTTACAGCTGAAAGACATCACCAAAAACGCACAATCCAACCAGTGGGATCACGGCAAAGGCAAAGTCTACGGCGGTTGGTGA
- the LOC124190067 gene encoding protein FAM102A-like isoform X2, with product MAFMLKKKRYKFQVELFLEELNAVTFPSAVLFAKLRLLDGGNFCEISSREEVQQHTVRWAAKFPFVCKMSANASTGVLEPCLLRISVRKEVKGGRSYQKLGFADLNLAEFAGSGSTLRRCLLEGYNTRHRQDNSILKVTILMTLLSGDPCFKVPTPRQVSIPVDSPVNNSTMVPSGDFVSDGFGLVGSSISGGPSSNKSRLVSSNVGGGPETPEPDEISGGGSSTHDVYSDVMGGLMSLQHVQQQQPQPHRDSESFVVGSSLPTSAVLAELLPGHSRNSSGTSHSGSGSASGYGSLASQSQHSRQSSSGELGHFRNPSNGSGFSDTGSMERPKIAGSGVAAGTGVGLATGTVSSIGSSSSSSASATNTSTCSSSGTADKRKKLEERIESKESRIDARQVIDDLIKSANLENDVNAGEVSGLQLKDITKNAQSNQWDHGKGKVYGGW from the exons ATGGCGTTTatgctgaagaagaaacgcTACAAATTTCAAGTGGAATTGTTTCTAGAAGAGTTAAATGCCGTCACCTTCCCGAGTGCCGTTCTCTTCGCCAAGTTGCGGCTGCTGGACGGCGGCAATTTCTGCGAAATTTCTTCCAG AGAGGAAGTCCAGCAGCACACTGTTCGCTGGGCGGCGAAATTCCCGTTTGTCTGCAAAATGTCGGCCAACGCATCGACAGGCGTCCTGGAGCCTTGCCTTTTACGGATATCCGTCCGCAAG GAAGTTAAAGGAGGTCGGTCGTACCAGAAACTGGGATTTGCCGACTTGAATTTGGCCGAGTTTGCCGGCTCTGGTTCCACATTGCGCCGCTGTTTGTTGGAGGGCTACAACACGCGGCACCGCCAGGATAATTCCATCCTCAAAGTCACCATTCTCATGACGCTCTTATCAGGCGATCCTTGCTTCAAAGt GCCAACACCGCGACAGGTGTCCATTCCGGTGGATTCGCCCGTCAACAACTCGACCATGGTGCCATCTGGCGATTTCGTTTCGGATGGTTTCGGACTAGTCGGCTCCTCCATCAGTGGTGGGCCTTCGTCTAACAAATCCAGATTAGTTTCTTCAA ATGTTGGTGGTGGACCAGAAACGCCAGAGCCGGATGAGATCTCTGGCGGTGGCAGTAGCACACATGACGTCTATTCGGATGTCATGGGCGGTCTGATGAGTCTGCAACacgtccaacagcagcagccgcaacCGCATCGAGACTCTGAATCGTTTGTTGTCGGCTCTTCGTTGCCGACCTCGGCCGTCTTGGCCGAGTTGCTTCCAGGACACTCTAGGAATTCTTCCGGTACCAGTCATTCTGGCAGCGGGTCTGCCTCCGGTTACGGTTCGTTGGCCAGTCAATCCCAGCACAGTCGGCAATCCAGCTCCGGAGAGCTGGGACATTTCAG GAATCCGAGCAACGGGTCGGGATTCAGCGACACGGGTTCGATGGAACGTCCCAAAATAGCCGGCAGTGGAGTTGCTGCTGGAACGGGTGTCGGGCTGGCCACGGGAACAGTGTCATCTATCGGCTCTTCTTCGTCCTCTTCGGCCAGCGCCACCAACACGTCGACTTGCTCCTCGTCGGGCACGGCGGACAAGCGCAAAAAGTTGGAGGAGAGAATCGAAAGCAAAGAGTCGAGGATCGACGCCAGGCAAGTGATTGATGACCTCATCAAATCGGCCAACCTGGAAAACGACGTCAACGCCGGTGAag tgtcGGGCTTACAGCTGAAAGACATCACCAAAAACGCACAATCCAACCAGTGGGATCACGGCAAAGGCAAAGTCTACGGCGGTTGGTGA